The Fictibacillus arsenicus genome contains a region encoding:
- a CDS encoding n-acetylglutamate synthase, whose product MIDYNGRSFVSVENTENGEVSSKTFFEYKQEGQIITATYGGGEIIKGTLVGIVKEDGCLEFRYNHVNTKNEIRGGQCISTPEILPDGRIRLYENWKWLDSEATEGNSIIEEVKL is encoded by the coding sequence ATGATAGATTATAATGGCCGCAGCTTTGTCTCAGTAGAAAATACAGAGAACGGAGAAGTTTCTTCAAAGACTTTTTTTGAATATAAACAAGAGGGTCAGATCATCACTGCAACTTATGGTGGAGGGGAAATAATAAAAGGAACATTAGTTGGGATCGTAAAGGAAGACGGTTGTTTAGAGTTTAGGTATAACCACGTAAACACCAAAAATGAAATTAGAGGCGGACAATGTATTTCTACTCCTGAAATCTTACCAGACGGGCGAATCAGGCTTTACGAGAATTGGAAATGGCTTGACTCAGAAGCTACTGAGGGAAATTCCATTATTGAAGAGGTTAAACTATAA
- a CDS encoding phosphodiester glycosidase family protein, producing MNKLRYLLIGSLSVSMTAGMMQPVMAQPSTEDAEQVRILDERPAQSSKHDEPHTVIEGEKEITLVTNHHTETIGDGVKLTSFERFDARGWLNGEMMKVDLAKGSVFADILHPGVVSKAEPLSETANREGAIAGVNGDFFDINGTKATVGVEVQDGKLLKGAATGREKSAGLDDNGIGQIADVLLDGTITFNDKNYKLTSLNQYGIPANGIGLYSSFWGTASRSGVAGSSKSVHEVRIQNGRVIESSAGISDEPISEDMLVLIGREAGAGILQQLTVGQEITVQYAPKITNGNPFKFAIGGNPVLVKDGEVQDVDNAAVAPRTAVGYSADGKQMYLVTVDGRQTSSRGLTLYELGELMKEFGAYHAINLDGGGSSTMVARTSGEDQVDIVNSPSDGIERAVPNGIGLFTEKGTGDLFGMNVSTESEVENSDRIFPGLTRKFSAKGFDNVYDPVQTGQVRWQAIPGDVGKLDDSGVFHAAKSGKANIEAQNKHIKGTNPVTVLGELERIEASVPRVGLAEGATGDFYIKGYDRNGYSAPIEPQDVKLEYDQSVIEVKPNSDGSFSVLTKTDESSTLVKVIVMGKEAFLPVTVGLKTENVSTMETLPEWRFSSARGSGTIQAGEGKNGNGIKVNFDFSKSTGTRTANVHPVNPLFLPGEPQSIGLWVKGNGKGEWMSFTTKGSDGSNHYLYGPYVTWTGWQKIEIPVPSGVKFPLELRTIGAIETDKSKQYTDELVYDDLTVKLSPTVEVPVVEEKPDPIVLQNAEIGGERWKFAVMADSQFVAASPNSQQVRLARESLRQIVKEKPDFLIIGGDFVDTAYTKDFDLAQQILEEEVGDQIPVYYIPGNHEIMGPGNLDNFLHEFKENNYFFTHKGTQFALMDSSTGSLRTSDFSQLVEFKNMLEIAAKDPAIKNLVVLEHHPTRDPLSSQNSQLTDRKEAELLEKWMTEFREESKGKGVLHVSGHAHTVNVERVDGVPYMVVGPTGKAPYGPPDAGGFHEWTMFGIDPTPIPSKANGPESSSEQSPIRDTEWIRAEVNPLLEGITLDVPETISAGETVKVDTTGHQAGNVNFPLRYPASVNWSGSDNVFIGKGEALNKAKDSGKYIAVFDTVTGKLTALQKGEIQLKVESNNTTAEKTVTIQ from the coding sequence GTGAATAAATTAAGGTATTTACTGATTGGCTCTCTATCGGTCTCTATGACAGCGGGTATGATGCAGCCGGTTATGGCTCAACCGTCCACTGAAGATGCCGAACAGGTTCGTATTCTGGATGAGCGACCAGCTCAATCATCCAAACATGATGAACCGCATACGGTCATTGAAGGTGAAAAAGAGATCACACTAGTTACCAATCATCATACGGAAACCATTGGGGATGGCGTGAAATTAACGAGTTTCGAACGGTTTGATGCCCGTGGGTGGTTAAACGGTGAAATGATGAAGGTAGATTTGGCGAAGGGATCTGTGTTTGCAGATATTCTGCATCCTGGTGTTGTGTCAAAAGCAGAGCCATTATCAGAAACTGCTAACCGTGAAGGAGCTATAGCGGGAGTGAACGGTGATTTCTTTGACATCAATGGAACGAAAGCAACGGTCGGTGTAGAGGTTCAAGACGGGAAGCTTTTAAAAGGAGCAGCGACTGGCAGGGAGAAATCTGCAGGGCTAGATGATAACGGAATCGGACAGATTGCAGATGTTCTTCTTGATGGGACAATCACGTTTAATGATAAAAACTACAAGCTTACTTCATTAAATCAGTATGGCATACCGGCAAATGGAATCGGCTTGTATTCTTCCTTTTGGGGTACAGCTTCCAGAAGCGGTGTTGCAGGCAGCAGTAAATCCGTGCATGAAGTCAGAATCCAAAATGGAAGAGTAATAGAAAGCAGTGCGGGTATTTCGGATGAACCTATTTCTGAAGATATGCTCGTATTGATAGGACGTGAAGCAGGAGCTGGTATCTTGCAGCAGCTAACGGTTGGACAGGAAATTACGGTTCAATATGCACCGAAAATTACGAACGGCAATCCTTTTAAGTTCGCGATCGGAGGTAACCCTGTTCTGGTAAAAGATGGAGAAGTGCAGGATGTGGATAATGCTGCAGTAGCGCCACGGACGGCAGTCGGTTATTCGGCAGACGGGAAACAGATGTATCTCGTGACAGTCGATGGCAGGCAAACAAGCAGCCGCGGTTTGACGCTTTATGAACTAGGTGAGCTCATGAAAGAATTTGGCGCATACCATGCGATTAATTTAGATGGAGGCGGATCCTCAACCATGGTTGCACGAACGTCTGGGGAAGATCAAGTCGATATCGTAAACAGTCCCTCTGATGGAATTGAACGGGCAGTGCCAAATGGAATCGGTCTATTTACAGAAAAAGGGACGGGCGATCTTTTCGGAATGAATGTATCGACTGAGTCTGAGGTCGAAAATTCAGATCGCATCTTTCCAGGACTTACAAGAAAGTTTTCAGCAAAAGGATTTGATAACGTATACGACCCTGTACAGACGGGACAAGTCAGATGGCAAGCCATTCCTGGAGACGTTGGGAAGCTGGATGATTCAGGAGTGTTTCATGCAGCAAAATCAGGTAAAGCGAATATAGAAGCTCAAAATAAGCATATAAAAGGAACCAATCCAGTTACAGTTCTTGGCGAGCTAGAGCGAATTGAAGCGAGCGTACCAAGAGTTGGTCTTGCGGAAGGAGCAACCGGAGACTTTTATATAAAGGGATATGACAGAAACGGCTATTCCGCACCGATCGAACCTCAAGATGTGAAATTAGAGTATGATCAGTCTGTTATTGAAGTAAAGCCAAATTCCGACGGATCCTTTTCTGTGTTGACAAAAACGGATGAAAGTTCTACCTTAGTAAAAGTCATAGTAATGGGTAAAGAAGCTTTTCTTCCCGTTACAGTCGGATTAAAAACTGAAAATGTTTCAACGATGGAAACCCTGCCTGAATGGCGATTTTCTTCAGCCCGCGGTTCTGGAACAATCCAGGCTGGAGAAGGTAAAAACGGCAACGGGATTAAAGTAAACTTTGATTTTTCAAAGTCAACCGGAACACGAACGGCTAACGTTCATCCTGTTAATCCTCTATTCCTGCCTGGCGAGCCGCAATCGATCGGTCTTTGGGTGAAGGGGAACGGTAAAGGCGAATGGATGTCTTTTACTACAAAAGGATCTGATGGGAGCAATCATTATCTTTACGGACCATATGTCACCTGGACAGGATGGCAGAAAATCGAGATTCCTGTACCTTCTGGTGTGAAGTTTCCACTAGAGTTACGAACAATCGGAGCGATCGAAACAGATAAATCGAAACAATACACAGATGAACTGGTGTACGATGATCTAACGGTAAAATTAAGCCCGACTGTGGAGGTTCCTGTTGTCGAAGAGAAGCCAGATCCTATTGTTCTACAGAACGCAGAAATTGGGGGGGAGCGCTGGAAATTTGCAGTCATGGCGGACAGCCAGTTTGTCGCAGCCTCACCAAACAGCCAGCAAGTGCGACTAGCAAGAGAAAGCTTGCGACAAATCGTAAAGGAGAAACCTGATTTCTTAATCATCGGCGGTGATTTCGTGGATACGGCTTATACGAAAGACTTTGATCTGGCACAGCAGATTCTAGAGGAAGAAGTAGGAGATCAAATTCCGGTCTATTATATCCCGGGTAATCACGAAATTATGGGACCCGGAAATCTTGATAACTTCTTGCACGAGTTTAAAGAAAACAACTACTTCTTTACACATAAGGGAACACAGTTCGCTCTCATGGATTCATCAACAGGCAGCTTGCGTACATCGGATTTTAGTCAGTTGGTCGAATTTAAAAACATGCTTGAAATAGCAGCCAAAGATCCGGCAATCAAGAATCTCGTTGTGTTGGAGCACCATCCAACAAGAGATCCCCTTTCTTCACAAAACAGCCAGCTGACAGACCGGAAAGAAGCGGAACTGTTAGAGAAGTGGATGACGGAGTTTAGGGAAGAATCGAAAGGAAAAGGCGTACTTCATGTTTCCGGACATGCACATACAGTAAACGTAGAACGCGTTGACGGGGTTCCGTATATGGTTGTCGGTCCAACAGGGAAAGCACCATACGGTCCACCTGATGCAGGTGGATTCCATGAATGGACTATGTTCGGAATCGATCCAACACCAATCCCGTCAAAAGCGAACGGACCAGAAAGCTCGAGTGAACAAAGTCCGATCCGTGATACTGAATGGATACGGGCAGAGGTGAATCCACTATTGGAAGGTATAACTTTGGATGTACCAGAAACGATTTCTGCAGGTGAGACGGTAAAAGTGGATACGACCGGACATCAGGCAGGAAACGTGAACTTTCCGCTGCGTTATCCGGCAAGCGTAAATTGGAGTGGAAGTGATAATGTTTTTATCGGAAAGGGTGAAGCTTTAAACAAAGCAAAAGACTCAGGCAAATACATTGCTGTTTTTGATACAGTGACCGGGAAACTTACTGCCCTTCAAAAAGGTGAGATTCAATTAAAAGTAGAGTCTAATAACACAACAGCGGAAAAAACGGTTACTATTCAATAG
- a CDS encoding GNAT family N-acetyltransferase, whose amino-acid sequence MIHYTGTPKIETDRLILRKFEINDAQSVFDHWLSDERVTDNRINAAHKSVSETMERVHKIVNQYESEDFCYWAIELKDTGELIGEIDLYDFDSATDNCEVSYSLGYKWWNQGYGTEALRAVVEFGFRTMNIHKITAAHNTDNPASGRIMSKVGMEQEGIIRHMIRNSKNQYKDCAVYGILQEDYMKHQGSSHSVIVTAD is encoded by the coding sequence ATGATCCACTATACAGGAACCCCGAAAATAGAAACTGACCGGCTGATCTTGAGAAAGTTTGAAATAAATGATGCTCAAAGTGTTTTTGATCATTGGCTTTCAGACGAACGGGTTACTGACAATCGAATCAATGCAGCACACAAGTCAGTTTCGGAAACAATGGAGAGAGTACATAAGATCGTAAACCAATATGAAAGTGAAGACTTTTGTTACTGGGCTATTGAGCTGAAAGATACCGGCGAACTAATTGGAGAAATCGATTTATATGATTTTGACAGTGCCACTGATAACTGTGAGGTAAGCTACTCACTCGGTTACAAATGGTGGAATCAGGGCTATGGAACTGAAGCCTTAAGAGCGGTTGTGGAATTTGGTTTCAGGACTATGAATATTCATAAGATAACAGCAGCTCATAACACCGATAACCCTGCTTCAGGAAGGATTATGAGCAAAGTGGGGATGGAGCAAGAAGGAATCATCAGACATATGATCCGCAATAGCAAGAATCAATACAAGGACTGTGCGGTTTACGGCATTCTTCAAGAAGATTATATGAAACATCAAGGTAGTTCCCACTCCGTTATTGTTACGGCTGACTAA
- a CDS encoding GNAT family N-acetyltransferase — translation MWRESKYKAIGHKEAHSFESHVYFLNHILHKEYQVDIALWDENVVGIIAYNESEIIQLYIHNDYQGKGIGKSLLRKAKEQSSGRLTLYTFEINKKAQRFYEMNGFKIIGRGHENEENLPDILYEWIKSVD, via the coding sequence ATGTGGAGAGAAAGCAAGTACAAGGCTATTGGTCATAAAGAAGCTCATAGTTTTGAAAGCCATGTATACTTTTTGAATCATATTTTACATAAAGAATATCAAGTTGATATAGCCCTATGGGATGAAAACGTGGTTGGAATCATTGCATATAATGAATCGGAAATTATCCAGCTCTATATTCATAACGACTATCAGGGTAAGGGTATAGGAAAAAGCTTACTTAGAAAAGCGAAGGAACAATCATCAGGAAGATTAACATTATACACATTCGAGATAAATAAAAAAGCCCAACGCTTTTATGAGATGAATGGCTTTAAGATCATTGGTAGAGGGCATGAAAATGAAGAAAATTTGCCAGATATCCTTTATGAATGGATTAAAAGTGTAGATTAA
- a CDS encoding NUDIX hydrolase yields MKRVHMKKWKTLNSEYYFITPFGNLRKDRCELPNGHIIDGYYINEYADWVNAIVVTKENQIVLVEQYRYAGDDVFLEIPAGKIEENESCEVGILREVREETGYTSMMKPIKLGEFMVNPATQNNKVITFLIMDAYQRFEQDLDATEEIEVRLFDFDKLGDLIRTNQIKTQLFTSHAYFMAKDYLANKRSYLYDS; encoded by the coding sequence ATGAAGAGGGTACATATGAAAAAATGGAAAACATTAAACTCGGAATATTACTTTATAACTCCATTTGGTAACTTGAGAAAAGACAGATGTGAACTGCCAAACGGCCATATTATAGATGGTTATTACATAAATGAATATGCTGATTGGGTGAATGCCATTGTTGTAACGAAGGAAAATCAGATAGTGCTAGTGGAACAATATCGATACGCAGGGGATGATGTTTTTTTAGAAATCCCAGCTGGGAAAATAGAAGAGAATGAATCATGTGAGGTAGGGATACTCAGAGAAGTTCGTGAAGAAACGGGATATACTTCAATGATGAAACCTATTAAATTAGGAGAATTTATGGTGAATCCTGCTACACAAAACAACAAAGTCATTACTTTTCTCATAATGGATGCCTATCAACGATTTGAACAAGATCTTGATGCCACAGAAGAAATAGAGGTTCGGTTATTTGATTTTGATAAACTGGGAGATTTAATCAGAACGAATCAAATTAAAACACAACTATTCACATCACACGCTTATTTTATGGCTAAAGATTATCTCGCTAATAAACGGAGTTATCTATATGATTCGTGA
- a CDS encoding GNAT family N-acetyltransferase, producing the protein MIREAEGTDKDKLFKLYRMLVPNSKKMNVLEEQIEAIRKDPNNFVLVYEEGAEILGTVTLNICLQALHGKRPYGVIENIIVHENHRNKNIGQKLLQYVEEYCRSLNCHRIMLLSNSSRESAHQFFEREGYDGSVSKGFKKYL; encoded by the coding sequence ATGATTCGTGAAGCTGAAGGAACAGATAAAGATAAATTGTTCAAACTCTATCGAATGTTAGTCCCCAATAGTAAGAAAATGAATGTACTTGAAGAACAAATTGAAGCAATAAGAAAAGACCCGAACAATTTTGTACTTGTATACGAGGAAGGCGCAGAAATATTAGGGACAGTGACACTAAACATATGTTTACAAGCTCTGCATGGCAAAAGACCATATGGAGTGATTGAGAATATAATTGTCCATGAGAATCATCGAAATAAGAATATTGGACAAAAACTTTTACAGTATGTTGAGGAATATTGCAGGTCGTTAAATTGCCATAGAATTATGCTTCTAAGTAACTCATCCCGTGAAAGTGCACACCAGTTCTTCGAAAGAGAAGGATATGATGGATCAGTCAGTAAGGGATTCAAAAAGTATTTGTAA
- a CDS encoding NUDIX domain-containing protein, which produces MNLTKYNGIEFLEFIKATEEEIYNYHPVAGLFAVIKCEGKYLLCYNVWREQWELPAGSREDGETPKECAIRELYEETGQMVTDLKFKGLLKSKKTINGEIKFNPVYFANMEKLQPLKENEETSKIMLWDLKEEIGSIDSVDIRILDFI; this is translated from the coding sequence ATGAATTTAACCAAATATAATGGTATAGAGTTCCTTGAGTTTATTAAAGCGACAGAAGAAGAAATCTATAATTATCATCCTGTAGCGGGCTTATTTGCAGTAATAAAATGTGAAGGTAAGTACCTTTTGTGTTACAACGTTTGGCGTGAACAGTGGGAGTTGCCAGCAGGTAGTAGAGAAGATGGAGAAACTCCAAAGGAATGTGCAATAAGAGAACTGTATGAAGAAACTGGACAAATGGTAACTGATTTAAAGTTTAAAGGTTTATTAAAGTCTAAAAAAACAATAAATGGAGAAATTAAATTTAATCCCGTGTACTTTGCAAACATGGAAAAACTCCAACCTTTAAAGGAAAACGAAGAAACTTCGAAAATAATGCTATGGGATTTAAAAGAGGAAATTGGTTCTATTGATTCGGTAGATATCAGGATACTAGATTTTATCTAA
- a CDS encoding FAS1-like dehydratase domain-containing protein yields the protein MNLKVGDIISFKRMFTKEDVEMFTKVSWDEGDHHIHPDEQGRLVIQGLLTATLPTKIGGENNVLARTMNFEFLRPVFTGDTILCEVRIEELEPKENNRTSIMATFQCTNQNEKQVLRGNFAGVILSN from the coding sequence GTGAATCTAAAAGTCGGGGATATCATTAGTTTTAAACGGATGTTCACAAAAGAAGATGTTGAGATGTTTACGAAAGTCTCTTGGGATGAAGGGGATCATCATATTCATCCAGATGAACAGGGACGGCTTGTCATCCAAGGGTTGTTAACGGCTACATTGCCAACAAAAATTGGTGGAGAAAACAATGTACTCGCTCGTACGATGAACTTCGAGTTTTTGAGACCAGTTTTTACTGGAGATACAATCCTATGTGAAGTGCGGATTGAGGAGTTAGAACCAAAAGAAAACAATCGAACATCGATCATGGCCACTTTCCAATGCACGAATCAAAATGAGAAACAAGTATTAAGAGGAAACTTTGCAGGAGTCATCTTATCAAACTAG
- a CDS encoding Gfo/Idh/MocA family protein — MVLKFGVIGTNWITESFITAAKEVEGFTLSAVYSRSEEKAKDFAVRNGAEHTFTDVEEMAASDTIEAVYIASPNSFHAEQAITLMNHGKHVICEKPMASNAKEMESMIVAAKENNVLLMEAMRSTVMPNFKSIQEKLHKIGPVRRYFASSCQYSSRYDKYKEGTILNAFNPKFSNGSMMDIGIYCLYPMVVLFGKPDSVKANGFLLESGVDGEGSILLNYGDKGAVVMYSKISNSYVPSEIQGENGSILIDHIQDMSKIEIRYKDGTTEDITVEQDKPKMYYEAKEFMDLVKAGKLESDYNSHENSLQVMKIMDEARKQIGLVFPADTRTR, encoded by the coding sequence ATGGTATTGAAATTCGGTGTGATTGGAACAAATTGGATTACTGAAAGTTTTATTACTGCAGCAAAAGAAGTGGAAGGTTTTACATTATCAGCTGTCTACTCACGTTCGGAAGAAAAAGCAAAGGATTTTGCCGTTAGAAATGGTGCTGAACACACGTTTACAGATGTAGAGGAGATGGCAGCGAGCGATACGATCGAAGCCGTTTATATCGCGAGCCCGAACTCGTTTCATGCCGAACAAGCCATTACATTGATGAATCATGGCAAGCATGTGATCTGTGAGAAACCAATGGCTTCTAACGCAAAAGAAATGGAAAGCATGATCGTAGCTGCCAAAGAGAACAACGTCCTCTTGATGGAAGCAATGCGTTCTACTGTCATGCCGAACTTTAAGAGCATCCAGGAGAAATTACATAAGATCGGACCTGTACGCCGCTATTTTGCAAGCTCGTGTCAGTACTCTTCCCGCTACGATAAGTACAAAGAAGGAACGATTCTAAACGCGTTTAACCCTAAGTTTTCAAACGGATCGATGATGGACATTGGGATCTACTGTCTGTACCCGATGGTCGTTCTTTTCGGAAAGCCTGATTCGGTAAAAGCGAACGGATTTCTGTTGGAGTCTGGAGTGGACGGTGAAGGCAGCATCCTCTTGAACTATGGAGACAAAGGCGCAGTGGTCATGTACTCGAAGATCTCGAACTCGTACGTTCCGTCAGAGATCCAAGGCGAGAACGGAAGCATCCTGATCGACCATATTCAAGACATGTCGAAAATCGAAATCCGTTATAAAGACGGTACAACAGAAGATATCACGGTAGAGCAAGACAAGCCGAAGATGTATTATGAAGCAAAAGAGTTCATGGATCTCGTAAAAGCCGGAAAACTAGAGTCAGATTACAATTCTCATGAAAACAGCTTACAAGTTATGAAGATCATGGATGAAGCTAGAAAGCAGATTGGACTCGTATTCCCAGCGGATACCCGTACACGATAA
- a CDS encoding VanZ family protein codes for MVLINGSLIILLAFICYVVVRSILIGRNYRNKVQIYWLKEMIKFLFVIYISLVISVTLFPLPLGFQYEYENLLRNINIVPLVTIINNISQIGTAYDGDVLFMISLIVRNVGGNILLFMPLGFLAPIVWNKAKGLKSVTFLGLAVSITIEILQLLESFGGGWGRVTDIDDVICNVLGAVIGYFIYVFFSKTGEKFKISVITNLNA; via the coding sequence TTGGTTTTGATTAATGGAAGTTTAATTATCTTATTAGCATTTATATGTTATGTAGTGGTACGAAGTATTTTAATAGGAAGAAATTATAGAAACAAAGTTCAAATTTATTGGCTTAAAGAAATGATAAAATTTCTTTTTGTTATATACATAAGTTTAGTTATCTCTGTAACTTTATTTCCTTTACCATTAGGATTTCAATATGAATATGAAAATCTTCTCCGTAATATTAACATCGTTCCTCTTGTAACGATTATCAATAATATTAGTCAAATTGGTACTGCTTATGATGGCGATGTTCTTTTTATGATTTCACTTATTGTTAGAAACGTAGGCGGGAATATTTTGTTATTCATGCCTTTAGGTTTTTTAGCACCCATTGTTTGGAATAAAGCAAAAGGTTTAAAATCAGTTACCTTTTTAGGGTTGGCTGTGTCTATCACTATTGAAATTTTACAGCTTTTAGAATCTTTTGGCGGTGGATGGGGACGAGTCACTGATATTGATGATGTTATTTGTAATGTGTTAGGTGCAGTAATAGGATACTTTATTTATGTGTTTTTTAGTAAAACAGGTGAAAAGTTTAAAATAAGCGTCATTACAAATTTGAATGCATAG
- a CDS encoding NUDIX hydrolase: MAMPTHIVAVGAWVEDNHGNILLVKTHHEGWVFPGGQVENGESLIEAVIRETKEESGIDIEVSHLSGVYSNTGEYIGYDGVTNIPTKVMFDFVCKPIGGELGIQEEETTDSRWVPIDQVLDFITEEAVRTRFKDYLKKNGGIHYKNFVTNPDFELKLERTV, encoded by the coding sequence ATGGCAATGCCAACTCATATTGTAGCGGTAGGTGCATGGGTAGAAGATAATCATGGAAACATTCTGCTCGTTAAAACCCATCATGAAGGCTGGGTATTTCCAGGTGGACAGGTGGAAAACGGAGAAAGCCTTATAGAAGCAGTCATCAGAGAAACGAAGGAAGAAAGCGGGATAGACATTGAGGTTTCACATCTATCAGGAGTCTATTCAAACACGGGTGAATACATAGGGTACGATGGGGTAACGAACATACCAACCAAAGTGATGTTTGATTTTGTTTGCAAACCGATCGGAGGAGAATTGGGTATACAAGAAGAAGAAACGACCGATAGCCGCTGGGTCCCAATCGATCAAGTGTTGGATTTCATCACAGAGGAAGCGGTACGGACCCGTTTTAAAGATTACTTAAAAAAAAATGGCGGAATTCATTACAAGAACTTTGTGACAAACCCGGATTTTGAATTGAAACTGGAACGGACAGTATAG
- a CDS encoding IS1182 family transposase — protein MLSKHSTEGRHQVTLAALDELVPQDHLVRKIDQVMDFDFIYDAVKHTYSLDNGRPSVDPVVLIKMVLIQYLFGIRSMRQTIKEIETNVAYRWFLGYDFSEKIPHFSTFGKNYARRFHDSDLFEQIFYRILREAMNHGLVDPTVAFIDSTHVKANANKKKFDKKTVRVETRSYQNLLEEEINVDREEHGKKPLPPQTKIETKEVKISTTDPESGYYVKDEREKLFAYSFHTASDSRGFILGSLVTGANVHDSRMLEPLMNQLIENVGTPTALAVDAGYKTPAIAKYLIDQEIRPVMPYTRPKTKDGFFKKYEYVYDEYYDQYICPQGEILSYRTTTREGYRQYASNPLKCQNCPVLSQCTQSQQHIKMIHRHIWEDYLEEANHLRHTEENKEMYAKRKETIERVFADAKEKHGMRWTKLRGLKKVSMQAMLTFAAMNLKKLANWTWREPCPA, from the coding sequence ATGTTATCTAAGCATTCTACTGAAGGACGTCATCAAGTAACTTTAGCAGCTCTCGACGAGCTTGTACCTCAGGATCATTTAGTACGTAAAATTGATCAAGTTATGGACTTTGATTTTATTTATGATGCAGTAAAACATACATATTCACTAGATAATGGCAGACCGAGTGTAGATCCAGTTGTTCTTATCAAAATGGTCTTAATCCAGTACCTGTTTGGTATTCGCTCCATGCGTCAAACGATTAAAGAGATTGAAACAAACGTCGCTTATCGATGGTTTTTAGGCTATGACTTTAGTGAGAAGATACCTCATTTTTCAACCTTCGGTAAGAACTACGCACGCCGTTTTCACGATAGTGATCTCTTTGAACAAATCTTCTACCGTATTCTTCGTGAAGCGATGAATCATGGATTGGTTGATCCAACTGTTGCGTTTATTGATTCCACACATGTGAAAGCAAACGCCAATAAAAAGAAGTTCGATAAGAAAACAGTTCGTGTTGAAACGCGTAGCTATCAGAACTTATTAGAAGAAGAAATTAATGTTGACCGTGAGGAACACGGAAAAAAGCCATTACCCCCTCAAACGAAGATTGAAACTAAAGAAGTGAAAATAAGTACGACTGATCCTGAGAGTGGCTACTATGTGAAGGATGAACGAGAGAAATTGTTTGCCTATTCCTTTCATACAGCCAGCGACTCGAGAGGATTTATATTAGGAAGTTTAGTCACAGGAGCCAATGTTCATGACAGTCGAATGCTCGAGCCATTGATGAATCAGTTGATCGAAAATGTAGGAACACCAACTGCCCTTGCCGTTGATGCAGGATATAAAACGCCAGCTATCGCTAAGTATTTAATAGATCAGGAAATCCGTCCCGTGATGCCATATACCAGACCCAAAACAAAAGATGGTTTCTTTAAGAAATACGAGTACGTCTACGATGAATACTATGATCAATACATATGCCCACAAGGTGAGATTTTATCGTATAGAACGACGACCCGTGAGGGCTATCGTCAATACGCTTCCAATCCTTTGAAGTGCCAAAACTGTCCAGTACTCTCTCAATGTACACAGAGCCAACAGCACATAAAGATGATTCACAGGCACATCTGGGAGGATTATCTCGAAGAAGCCAATCACCTCCGACATACTGAAGAGAATAAAGAAATGTATGCAAAGCGAAAAGAAACGATTGAACGTGTTTTTGCGGATGCAAAAGAAAAGCATGGTATGCGATGGACGAAGCTCAGAGGGCTTAAAAAAGTGTCCATGCAGGCGATGCTTACTTTCGCTGCCATGAACCTTAAAAAACTGGCAAACTGGACATGGCGAGAGCCATGCCCAGCTTGA